The following are encoded in a window of Fretibacter rubidus genomic DNA:
- a CDS encoding PspA/IM30 family protein gives MAESIFDRISRLVSGKVEDSVDAMERAGGTTVMREAIRDVDRAIDEVQAKRDEVTVRRLQAVRQQKMFQERLDQLTEKARFALSQDREDLAEAALSRQVDFEAQITRLTKMERAAAEEERTLEEGIASLELRSATMKEELKAFEAARADVGLDAVTGESSTRKSEQRIERAEAAFKRAQLGAGGTGVMAPVDVENFKLMGELDTMQKKATVSDRLDALRKERKAS, from the coding sequence ATGGCTGAATCAATTTTTGACCGTATTTCACGACTTGTATCTGGCAAAGTCGAAGACAGTGTGGACGCAATGGAGCGTGCGGGCGGTACAACCGTTATGCGCGAAGCTATCCGTGATGTAGACCGCGCCATTGATGAGGTACAGGCCAAGCGTGACGAGGTCACTGTGCGTCGTTTGCAAGCGGTGCGTCAGCAAAAGATGTTTCAAGAACGCCTCGATCAATTGACTGAGAAAGCGCGTTTTGCCCTAAGCCAAGACCGTGAAGATTTGGCGGAAGCCGCTCTGTCACGCCAAGTGGACTTTGAAGCCCAAATCACGCGGCTGACTAAAATGGAACGCGCTGCGGCTGAGGAAGAGCGCACATTAGAAGAGGGCATTGCCTCGCTAGAGCTTCGTTCGGCGACGATGAAAGAGGAACTGAAAGCCTTTGAAGCCGCTCGCGCCGATGTTGGCCTTGATGCCGTCACTGGCGAAAGCTCAACGCGCAAATCAGAGCAGCGTATTGAACGCGCAGAGGCTGCCTTCAAACGCGCCCAACTGGGTGCTGGCGGTACTGGCGTTATGGCCCCTGTTGATGTTGAAAATTTCAAACTGATGGGTGAACTTGATACGATGCAAAAGAAAGCAACTGTATCTGACCGCCTTGACGCGCTGCGTAAGGAACGCAAAGCTAGCTAG
- a CDS encoding LemA family protein, whose protein sequence is MMIELLIAAGVGAAGYSAFNGMSTYNRLMALDERCTTAFADIDVLMKHRHSMIPGIVEMVKGYCAHEVGIINSVLQARAEALRAIPQTETHMNAETQLGQSLTNLFQVAEKYPDSRASQHFTELRNAHMDVENRITAARRFYNITVDEHNATLRQFPGNIIAAKMRLHRRAQFTLGVERILMDEAVPMNFAGA, encoded by the coding sequence ATGATGATCGAACTTTTAATCGCAGCAGGCGTCGGCGCGGCGGGCTACAGCGCCTTTAATGGTATGTCTACTTACAACCGCCTCATGGCGCTGGACGAGCGCTGCACAACAGCTTTCGCTGATATTGATGTTCTGATGAAGCATCGCCATTCCATGATTCCCGGCATCGTCGAGATGGTCAAAGGCTACTGCGCCCATGAAGTCGGGATTATAAATTCGGTCTTACAAGCGCGGGCCGAAGCCCTGCGCGCAATACCGCAGACAGAAACCCATATGAACGCCGAGACACAGCTGGGGCAATCACTAACTAATTTGTTTCAAGTCGCGGAAAAATACCCCGACAGCCGCGCATCACAACATTTCACAGAACTTCGCAATGCCCATATGGATGTAGAAAACCGTATCACAGCCGCGCGACGCTTTTATAACATCACTGTTGACGAGCATAATGCCACGCTACGTCAGTTTCCTGGCAACATCATTGCCGCAAAGATGCGTCTTCACCGCCGCGCACAATTTACATTAGGCGTTGAACGTATTTTGATGGATGAAGCGGTTCCGATGAATTTCGCTGGTGCGTAA